Sequence from the Cucumis sativus cultivar 9930 chromosome 1, Cucumber_9930_V3, whole genome shotgun sequence genome:
aaaataataaatattgctTTTACTCGTatatacacaaaataaaatcctAATTGCTTTTGTATATACAACTCAACTTTCAACGAACACAAAGATGAACTAACtcacaacaaaaagaaaagtgacaAACTTACCTATCAACAAGTTATGTTggccaatatatatataaagttttaaagtCTAAAGATTTAGGTTGTCTACTTTGGAGGGTCATACAAATACATGGagcaaaaacaagaacaaaacaaaaataatctcAACAACCATATGAAGTTTAGGATACAAAGGTTTAATTTACTTATATTCTTAGCACTAGGTGAAGTTGCTTTAGTGGGATCGCCACAACAAGTTTGCAAACATTTTGCACAATTAAGAATACAAATAGAGAGTTGGTTGGTTAACCACGTAAGTAGAATCTAGTAAAATATGGTAACGTTTATGAAACTTACCTGATGAAATATCTAATTATACACTTTAATGGACACTCTCATACTTCTAAGATAATATACAATCATTCAGTTTAGACATGATGCCTTtagccaacattgttattctctctaaagcttccaatttttattctttttatcttattcttgagagcttcttattgtattgtgatgattaaatttgtgagtttcaaattgtatactcactttttagagagttttcttttgtgtgatttaaaaactttaacataTTGTAACAGTTGGATCCTAACTCGTGGAAAAGAccgggtttgctcttgaatccaaaaaaggagcaagaatcggtttgactcaaatccgtggaaagagtcaaaagaagattttcaatcaaaatcccaagaggtgcttggaaaagtggatgtaggttgagtttaaccgaaccactataaaattacggtgtcttcttctctaactcttttctaattattttttaatttaattttagttacatattcttattggttgagtttgattgcatactttcattcatatctttttatcaatcttgttatttaacaaagtttacaaagttctttaaaaaatatctaattagttgattttactttttatttgtcaaaaagtttatttaaatcCTATTCACCCACTCTaggttgccataccgatccaacaccTTAGTCAAACTCGTGTCATTTTGAGAAATTCTTTCTGCAAGGATTCTCTCAAAACGTAAAAGGATTGAGGCCCTATACGAAGCTTTTGCAGGTCTAACGAATCCTGCACTTCACAATTCATCTCATTGTATCTGAAGTTTACCCAACTCCAGTGACACCGTACAATAAGCATTCTTCGCAGGTGGTTTTGACTTGGGAAAACTACCAGACATTGCATCACCATACGTCTCTAAGACACAAATAATGTCTTTGAGAATTGTCTCCCCCGAGCTTTGTAATGGCTCGAGCGAGATAGACATGAACGTTGGTTCATCTCAAGCAAGGCATTTCTTCAGTTACATGGCCGAAATCATTTCCAACATTGGGTTAGCACAGATTTGTCTGAACAATAGTGGGGATAGATCTAGTGATCATAGATATTTGGCTAAAGGCACTAGTATCACTTGATGTTCAAGGAAGAATTTCATTCCAAGTACTACATCAAAGTCGTCCATCATTACAACCATAAAGTCTACAGAGCTTCTTCATTCTTCCAACTTTATCACCATTTGTTTCACTAGTCCGACAACGGATAAAGCCATAGAGTTCACgatcttcattttctatgtATTCTTCTTCCAATGAAGATTCAACCGTCTAGCTTCTACCTCTATTATGAAATTGTGAGCTGCACTGAAGTCAACCATAATGCTCTTTGTTGGTTTCTGGTTGACCCAAATATCAACATACATTAGACCTCATTTCACATGTCTACTTGTCTCCCCCACTTTCTTCTAGAGAGACGACAAGAATTTCAAGGCCTCCATTCTAGGATTCTCAACTTCTTCCTCCTGCCCAACTTCACTTTCTGTTTGACTCAACTTATCGTCCAAGTCTAAAGAGGCCTGAAAGGCATTGAAAGTCGTTTGATCAGGACATTCTCTAGCCACATGTGATCCCTTACATATGAAACAGCTGAGAGGACGATTTAgcatattttgattattgggTCCTTGCCATGTGTTTTCCGTGTTGGATTGAAAAGGCTTGTGGTCTCCTCCAAGACGTCTGTCTCCACCACTAGCTTCGAGAAAAATCAGCCAGTTATTCCTACTTCTTCTAGGTGAGGAATTTTGGTGATGTCTCACATCTTGAGAGTCACTAGACAGATCAAACAATCGTTCGATCGCTGCATAGGCTAATGTAAGGTCTTGAACCCTCTGTTCATATAACTTAGTCTTTGCCTACGGTTTCAGCTCCTCgacaaaacataaaactttgtctttttttGACATATTACGTATGTCTAACATCAACCTTGCAAATTGCTTCACATACTCCCTAATGTTGTTGATGCGTTTTAGCTCACACAATTTTCACCGACCAAGAATTTCAACATTCTCAGGGAAGAACAATAGTTAAAAGAGGTAGTGATTGAAGTTTTCATACAAATCAGAagagattttattaaacacttcaaatttacttttctaaaacctaaaaattggtttaaaaTGTTCATCCCAACCCAAcacatgaatttttttcaaaacaacttaatttttaatttaatcccTTGAAAAAGTATTCCAAACACACTCAAAATCTCCACGAATAGTTTCCAAACCATAGGGTCCGTGTatactttaaactttaaaaatatgacACTAAATAAAAAGTGTTAAATCATATAGATGaagtttaacttttgaagtgtttaacttttgaaataaatcatttttttttataaataaaagtgttTGAGAACCACAATAGCTTTTGAaccattttcataaaaataatttcaataaaaacaaattttcttatatatatataagaaaaaagaaagaaaaagaaaaagaaaaagaaaaagaaaacatacaaACTTCCAACGTACGTGTGAATGTAAAAGGGTCGCCTCGCGATTGCGCTCCAAAGAAGGCGTGAGTCTGGATATTGTTCTTCTTCAACGATGATGAGATTAATGGCGACCAACTACACCTAGGGTTTCTGTTCTTCCCCCCTCCCCAATTTCTACCTCTCCTTCTTTCTTCACTTCTCCTCTCATTTCTCCTTTCTCACTCATGGCCAAAACCAAACCTCCCAAGAAAGATTTGGACTCCTACACCATCAGAGCTACCAACAAGATCGTTAGAGGTAAACTTAATCACTTCTCTCGTTTTACTTCCAAATCCTTCTCAATGCTGCTTTACCACTCCTGATTTTACTCATTATTCAGCTGGAGATTGTGTTCTCATGCGCCCATCCGAAACTAGTAAGCTCCCCTATGTAGCGCTTGTTGAGAAGATCGAAGCTGATAACCGTAACAACATTAAAGTTCGAGTCAGGTGGTATTATCGACCAGAGGAGTCGATTGGGGGTCGGAGGCAGTTCCATGGAGCTAAGGAACTCTTCTTGTCTGACCATTATGACGTCCAGAGTGCTCACACCATTGAAGGGAAGTGCATTGTTCATTCCTTTAAGAACTACACTAAGCTTGATAATGTTGGTGCTGAGGATTATTATTCTAGATTTGAGTACAAGGCTGCTACTGGAGCTTTCACGCCTGACCGAGTTGCTGTGTGAGTTTtcgcttctttttttttttttttttttgttgttgttgttgttgttgtctAATCTAATTTGTGATATATTCTGGTGCAAATTCCTTAAATGGGTTTGtttattttccatttccttGCAGCTATTGCAAATGTGAGATGCCTTACAACCCAGACGATCTCATGGTGCAGTGTGAGGGCTGCAAGGACTGGTACATCTTCTTGACATTATGGAAACCAACTAATGTTGGCTTTTGTATATTGAATCCCTGAATTCTTTTGTGTATTTGCACTTTCCAAAGTGAAGTGTTTAAATAAGCAATTGGAGGCTTGAATTTGTTTGTAAAGAGACTATTCAGGGCATGATTAATTGAGAGTGAATTTTGGATAAGTTTTGAGGTGACACTTTTTTTAGACGAACTTTTTGAAAAGAGCACTAGTTTAGTGCTTctcacttttaatttttaatttttatttaattttttttttagtgttttcGGATCTTTCAAAATCACCTTTTGTCATCTGAccaaatatatgaaaattttgaaaagtactTTTAACTAGTTAAATGTCAGCTTTCTGAAACTCTCCTTAAGTTTATatgatttaacaaataaaaattatttaatcaaagaTAATGTTCTAGATGCACTGAAATAAATTTTGGCATCAATGGATGCACCATAGCATTATATTAGTCAGTATAGAGATCACCTTAATCAGTTAATTAGCCATTGCTCTATTCATATGTGGAGAAGCTAATAAAGGTTTAAATTCAGTGTGATGTACggtcttttcttttatggatTGTTAACTGTATCAATGTTCCTAGAAATTGAATGTTGACGTGAACTCTATTCTATTAGTCTATTAGAACACCATAACTTAGTTCTTATTGGAGTGGCTATATtatatcattcttttttatactGGAACTATTTAGAGAGTCTCAAACTCAAGAGTTCAGTTAGTCTCaactatttattgttttctgaAACCACAACGCTCTTATGTTGCATTTGGTCTTCAGGTACCATCCTGCTTGTGTAAGTATGACCATCGAGGAAGCAAAAAAATTGGACCATTTTGTGTGTTCTGAATGTGGATCTGATGGGgacatcaagaaaaatgagaatgCATTTTCAGCATCACCAGTGGCTGATGGCAAGGTTAGTAACTGTTATCCATGGTTATTAAGCTTTTCTATTCACGTCAgatgtttctttctttcctgaTGTATTTAAAGATTAACTTAGTAGCTCAAGGACAGACAAGAAGACAAATGAAATACATGCAATATTTAGCattatttaatgttaaatAGCCAGACCTTCAGTTCTGCCCCTTTCCATTCCTTTCAGTCAtgttctaattaattaattttggaggtttttcttttgattaatGTGCCATATGTTTTCCAAAAGCCAGTATTATGTTTGTTAAACGTCGGCTATTGGGTTTCCTTTTTGCTGATAGTCGATTTGAGATTATCATCTAGTTTCACATGTCTGATAAGTAATCAGATGCTActgttaattatttgtttggtgACTTTATCCTATACggttcatttaatttcttctgAGAACTTTTACTTAAAACagtaggttttgtttaaattaaaatacattcaTTGGAAATGTTTATATACCAGAATATATGTTTGTCAGTTGTTAGTTGTTTCCCATTTCATATTTGTCAGTTGCTTAGTTGtttctatataattttcaactttctagCCCACGTTGTTGCAAAAGACCCTATGATcctcttataaaaaaaaaaaaaggacactATGATCCATCCAACTAAGGAGGACATCATTCGTTGGGAGACAAATTCCTGAAATTTAAAGGctcaaaatgttaaaagtaCTGAAATCTCCCCTACCCCTAGCTCTTGTGGACATAATCATCGCTTTCTTATTTGTCGATGCAAGTACATTATTATCATGACAAACTTTATCATGCTTACCATTTAAACTCAAGCTGTATTGTGTAAGCAAGCTTTTCCAGTAACTTTACAGTTCTTTCTAAGTTCAGACATGTGGGTACATGTAAACTCTGTTACTGATGTACCGAGAGATATAATTTGCAATCTGTGGTCTGAAAAAGATGAATTCTTTGATTTGGGAAGTCATCTATCATCAAACATTAAGATATCTATCTGTTGCTtccaaattttagattaaatttcaagtttattcatttaacttGAAAGTTTGCGGATTTCAATTCTGTTTAAACCCTgtcatttaaaaatgtttaattgatCTGTAAACAGTCTATTTTTACCTATCTTTGTGCTTGATAGATGATGGACACGATtcatattcaacttttttattatttatattttcgtTTCCAATTTCCAAATCTATATGATGTAGAATTCTTACACGACGGTAAGTTTgcaatttttagtttaataaataaGTTCAGAAATGTTGTAAAATGTCCACTTGACAAATATTGCTTTTTTGACACAAAAGTAGACACAAACTTGTAAATTCAAAGCCTGCAGTATTAGATAATCTGCATTTAATTCCTTTTGTATGGATTATTGGTTACAGTTTCGTAGTCATTAGAATTTTGTCCATTATACGACCAATTTCTGAGTATCATTGAAATGATACACATCCATTTTCGCCATTTTATCTCTTACCCTTGTCAAGCTGTTGATAAGTATACTATTAATCTCTATGACAGAAGATGTTTTGAGGCAGgtaataatgaataaaagatGGGGAAAATCAACTTCCCTTATTCCGAGAAAACTTCTACTCGTGGCTGTAATCTCATCAGTTTCTTTCAATTCTGTTTCTCTAATGAGTTCAACTAACGTAAAGTTCTTAAATGGTTGTAGCTCGAGTCAAAGCGACGGAAGAGATAACCATTTGAGGTGGAATTGTTTGTTGTATTCAACCATGGAAGATGAGGAGAGTTCAATTGTTATTTATGTAGGTGATGTATAGCATAGCTTGGATATTGCTGTGTAAAACTTTTGTGTTCTGTGacttaattaagttatatatatatgatgtgTGTGTAAGATGTAGTCGTGTAGTAGTAGCGTAGGTAGTagagtagtagtagtagtaggaGCTCAGGGAGTGTTTCTCCATAAGTATAACAGTTGAGGGTAGTCTTGTTGTATCATTTTGGTAAACTCTCTATTCCGTTTCTGCATTTGGAACCTTTGATGTGATTTATGGGGACACTCGAATAGTGGAAACAGAAATTTTAGAGATTGCTGAAAATTGTCATttcctcttctctctctctctttctctttctttctttctttcatttcttttaaatagtGATTTCTAAGTTTACATATGAAAGTATGCCAATTGATAGActattcatttccttttcttagtttttttttaagacaTGCCCCCGAAATTTAGAAAGCTAAATGATCATGTTAGAGGTTGAACAATTATGTAGGAGGTTGTAGGGTAAACGATTGTGATAATATAAAAGGCTAAACAATTGTATGGTGCAAAAATCTGATAGTATAACAATACTTCattaaaaaagagttaaaactTTACAAGcattgaagtaaaaaaaaaaaaaacataatccGACAACTCAATTTTAATTCGGGTTATTCAGGTTGCCAACCCAACTAACTCGAAAAATATGGATTGGGTTTGAGAATGTTACCCGTATACCCTCCTAATATTTAcaatgtaaaaaatagaaaattaaaattttgttatatttataaataaattaacttattttgttacatatatgacattccatattttttaatatattattagaatGAAGGAAATAGAGATGCTATgctttaaaaattcatttacatttttatgtgattcatttaatattagcctaaaattaaaattacaacaaataaaattatcttttacttttagaaaaagtaggaaaaactatatatattatgtaattatttgtttggaaACTAGATAGTCTACCACAAA
This genomic interval carries:
- the LOC101215848 gene encoding chromatin remodeling protein EBS, producing the protein MAKTKPPKKDLDSYTIRATNKIVRAGDCVLMRPSETSKLPYVALVEKIEADNRNNIKVRVRWYYRPEESIGGRRQFHGAKELFLSDHYDVQSAHTIEGKCIVHSFKNYTKLDNVGAEDYYSRFEYKAATGAFTPDRVAVYCKCEMPYNPDDLMVQCEGCKDWYHPACVSMTIEEAKKLDHFVCSECGSDGDIKKNENAFSASPVADGKLESKRRKR